The following are encoded together in the Daucus carota subsp. sativus chromosome 5, DH1 v3.0, whole genome shotgun sequence genome:
- the LOC108219689 gene encoding uncharacterized protein LOC108219689, with protein MGGVTSSMAAKFAFFPPNPPSYKVIKDGFTGLLLLDPFPHRENVDVLKLPTRRGNEIVAMYVRYPMATSTLLYSHGNAADIGQMYELFIELSIHLKVNLMGYDYCGYGRSTGKPSEQNTYADIEAAYKCLKENYGAKQEDIILYGQSVGSGPTLDLAARLPQLRAVVLHSAILSGLRVMYPVKRTYWFDIYKNIDKIPLVTCAILVIHGTADEVVDCSHGRQLWALCREKYEPLWLKGGSHCNLELYPEYLKHLKRFISHVEKTQSRRNGSRNSVDGRLEHSRSTDYVEAPRKSTDRRDKRRQSTSKNEKLKFYEYKFDNDNKFAAKLKIPSDQIEKSRRSVEYHEKSRKSVDKQFERARRSVDWVDRIQAA; from the exons ATGGGTGGGGTGACGTCATCAATGGCTGCAAAGTTTGCGTTTTTTCCGCCGAACCCGCCGTCGTATAAGGTGATTAAAGATGGGTTTACTGGGTTGTTGCTGTTGGACCCTTTTCCTCACCGGGAGAACGTGGACGTTTTGAAGCTGCCGACTAGGAGAGGTAATGAGATTGTGGCAATGTATGTGAGGTATCCTATGGCGACTTCCACGCTGCTTTATTCTCATGGGAATGCTGCTGATATTGGGCAGATGTATGAGCTTTTTATTGAATTGAGTATTCATCTAAAGGTTAATCTCATGGG GTATGACTATTGCGGCTATGGGAGATCAACTGGGAAG CCAAGCGAACAAAACACTTATGCAGACATTGAAGCTGCTTATAAGTGTCTTAAAGAGAATTATGGTGCTAAGCAGGAAGACATAATACTGTATGGCCAATCTGTTGGAAGTGGGCCTACTTTGGATCTGGCTGCTCGTTTACCTCAGCTGAGAGCAGTCGTTCTGCACAGTGCTATATTATCAGGTTTACGAGTCATGTATCCTGTCAAAAGAACCTATTGGTTTGACATCTATAAG AACATCGACAAAATCCCTTTGGTGACATGTGCTATACTAGTCATTCAT GGGACTGCAGATGAAGTTGTTGATTGCTCTCATGGTAGACAACTTTGGGCATTGTGTCGAGAGAAATATGAACCATTATGGCTCAAAGGAGGGAGTCACTGCAACTTGGAGTTATACCCAGAGTATCTCAAGCATTTGAAGAGGTTTATATCTCATGTTGAAAAAACTCAGTCCAGGCGGAACGGTTCAAGGAATAGTGTAGATGGGCGACTGGAACACTCCAGGAGTACAGATTATGTTGAGGCTCCAAGAAAGAGCACTGACAGAAGAGATAAACGTAGACAGAGCACCAGTAAAAATGAAAAACTGAAATTTTACGAATACAAGTTTGATAATGATAATAAGTTTGCCGCCAAGTTGAAAATACCTTCCGATCAAATTGAAAAATCTCGTAGAAGTGTTGAATACCATGAGAAATCTCGGAAAAGCGTTGACAAACAATTTGAAAGAGCGCGGCGGAGTGTGGATTGGGTGGATAGAATTCAAGCGGCATAA